In the Halichoerus grypus chromosome 4, mHalGry1.hap1.1, whole genome shotgun sequence genome, one interval contains:
- the SCRN3 gene encoding secernin-3 isoform X1, translated as MEPCSCDTFVALPPATVGNRIIFGKNSDRLCDEVQEVVYFPATVHDNPRERLQCTYIEIDQVPETYAVVLSRPAWLWGAEMGANEHGVCIGNEAVWGREEVCDEEALLGMDLVRLGLERADTAEKALNVIVDLLEKYGQGGNCSESRMVFSYHNSFLIADRNEAWILETAGKYWAAEKVREGVRNISNQLSITIKIDREHLDMRNYAKQKGWWDGKKEFDFAATYSYLDTAKMMISPGRYCEGYKLLNKHKGNITFETMMEILRDKPSGINMEGEFLTTASMVSILPQDSSLPCIHFFTGTPDPERSIFKPFIFVPNIPPLLDTSSPTFELEDPVKKKPRFQFKPDRRHPLYQKHQQALEIIDKKEEKAKTLLDNMKKLEKELFKEMESILQNKHLDVDKVVNLFPQCAKDEIRIYKSNISP; from the exons atggagcctTGTTCCTGTGATACTTTTGTGGCATTACCTCCAGCAACTGTTGGTAACAggattatttttggaaaaaattcaGATAGATTGTGTGATGAAGTACAAGAGGTAGTTTATTTTCCTGCTACAGTTCATGATAACCCGAGAGAACGTCTTCAG TGTACTTACATAGAAATTGATCAAGTTCCTGAAACATATGCTGTTGTCCTTAGTCGCCCAGCTTGGTTATGGGGGGCAGAAATGGGAGCCAATGAGCATGGAGTTTGCATTGGGAATGAAGCTGTATGGGGAAGAGAAGAAGTTTGTGATGAAGAGGCACTACTGGGCATGGACCTTGTcag acttGGCCTTGAAAGAGCTGATACAGCTGAAAAAGCCCTCAATGTCATTGTTGATCTATTAGAAAAATATGGCCAGGGTGGAAATTGTTCAGAGAGTAGGATGGTATTTAGCTATCACAATAGTTTCCTGATAGCTGATAGGAATGAAGCCTGGATTCTGGAGACTGCAGGGAAGTACTGGGCTGCAGAAAAAGTACGAG AGGGAGTTCGTAATATTTCTAATCAGCTTTCTATAACAATCAAGATTGATCGGGAACATCTAGACATGAGAAACTATGCTAAGCAGAAAGGTTGGTGGGATGGTAAAAAGGAGTTTGATTTTGCTGCAACATACTCTTATCTTGACACAGCCAAGATGATGATTTCACCAGGCAGATACTGTGAAGGCTACAAGCTTCTGAATAAACACAAAG GAAATATAACTTTTGAAACAATGATGGAAATTCTCCGAGATAAACCAAGTGGCATTAATATGGAGGGAGAATTCCTGACCACTGCAAGCATGGTTTCTATTTTACCTCAAGACTCCAGCCTTCCTTGCATTCACTTCTTTACTGGAACTCCTGATCCTGAGAG ATCCATTTTTAAGCCTTTCATATTTGTACCAAATATTCCACCACTATTGGATACCAGTTCACCAACATTTGAACTTGAAGATCCAGTTAAAAAGAAGCCACGTTTTCAGTTTAAGCCTGACAGAAGACACCCACTCTACCAAAAACATCAACAGGCATTggaaataatagataaaaaggag gaaaaagccaaaaccctgttggacaacatgaagaaactggagaaagaacTATTCAAAGAGATGGAATCAATTCTTCAAAACAAGCATCTTGATGTGGATAAAGTTGTTAATCTCTTTCCTCAGTGTGCAAAAGATGAAATTAGAATTTATAAGTCAAACATTAGTCCTTAG
- the SCRN3 gene encoding secernin-3 isoform X2 gives MEPCSCDTFVALPPATVGNRIIFGKNSDRLCDEVQEVVYFPATVHDNPRERLQCTYIEIDQVPETYAVVLSRPAWLWGAEMGANEHGVCIGNEAVWGREEVCDEEALLGMDLVRLGLERADTAEKALNVIVDLLEKYGQGGNCSESRMVFSYHNSFLIADRNEAWILETAGKYWAAEKVRGNITFETMMEILRDKPSGINMEGEFLTTASMVSILPQDSSLPCIHFFTGTPDPERSIFKPFIFVPNIPPLLDTSSPTFELEDPVKKKPRFQFKPDRRHPLYQKHQQALEIIDKKEEKAKTLLDNMKKLEKELFKEMESILQNKHLDVDKVVNLFPQCAKDEIRIYKSNISP, from the exons atggagcctTGTTCCTGTGATACTTTTGTGGCATTACCTCCAGCAACTGTTGGTAACAggattatttttggaaaaaattcaGATAGATTGTGTGATGAAGTACAAGAGGTAGTTTATTTTCCTGCTACAGTTCATGATAACCCGAGAGAACGTCTTCAG TGTACTTACATAGAAATTGATCAAGTTCCTGAAACATATGCTGTTGTCCTTAGTCGCCCAGCTTGGTTATGGGGGGCAGAAATGGGAGCCAATGAGCATGGAGTTTGCATTGGGAATGAAGCTGTATGGGGAAGAGAAGAAGTTTGTGATGAAGAGGCACTACTGGGCATGGACCTTGTcag acttGGCCTTGAAAGAGCTGATACAGCTGAAAAAGCCCTCAATGTCATTGTTGATCTATTAGAAAAATATGGCCAGGGTGGAAATTGTTCAGAGAGTAGGATGGTATTTAGCTATCACAATAGTTTCCTGATAGCTGATAGGAATGAAGCCTGGATTCTGGAGACTGCAGGGAAGTACTGGGCTGCAGAAAAAGTACGAG GAAATATAACTTTTGAAACAATGATGGAAATTCTCCGAGATAAACCAAGTGGCATTAATATGGAGGGAGAATTCCTGACCACTGCAAGCATGGTTTCTATTTTACCTCAAGACTCCAGCCTTCCTTGCATTCACTTCTTTACTGGAACTCCTGATCCTGAGAG ATCCATTTTTAAGCCTTTCATATTTGTACCAAATATTCCACCACTATTGGATACCAGTTCACCAACATTTGAACTTGAAGATCCAGTTAAAAAGAAGCCACGTTTTCAGTTTAAGCCTGACAGAAGACACCCACTCTACCAAAAACATCAACAGGCATTggaaataatagataaaaaggag gaaaaagccaaaaccctgttggacaacatgaagaaactggagaaagaacTATTCAAAGAGATGGAATCAATTCTTCAAAACAAGCATCTTGATGTGGATAAAGTTGTTAATCTCTTTCCTCAGTGTGCAAAAGATGAAATTAGAATTTATAAGTCAAACATTAGTCCTTAG